A stretch of the Streptomyces sp. NBC_00654 genome encodes the following:
- a CDS encoding GNAT family N-acetyltransferase produces the protein MALWSSASKLAHPFIPGEGEGERALKVREFYLREAENWVAEEDGVAVALLGMIGSEIGGLFVAPRSQGRGIGRALVEHAAALRGELLLEVFEANPSARGFYERMGFEERTRRLDDETGHNLIVMLRQKG, from the coding sequence ATGGCTCTGTGGTCGAGTGCCTCGAAGCTCGCCCACCCGTTCATCCCGGGTGAGGGAGAAGGCGAACGGGCGCTCAAGGTCCGGGAATTCTATCTGCGCGAGGCCGAGAACTGGGTCGCGGAGGAGGACGGGGTCGCCGTCGCCCTGCTGGGAATGATCGGCAGCGAGATCGGTGGTCTGTTCGTCGCGCCCCGGTCTCAGGGGCGGGGAATCGGGCGGGCGCTGGTGGAGCATGCGGCAGCGCTGCGAGGCGAACTGCTCCTGGAAGTGTTCGAGGCCAATCCCAGTGCGCGTGGCTTCTACGAACGGATGGGCTTCGAGGAACGGACTCGCCGCCTGGACGACGAGACCGGGCACAACCTGATCGTCATGCTCCGCCAGAAAGGCTGA
- a CDS encoding tail fiber domain-containing protein, with amino-acid sequence MCGSEPVNGYQVLEQVVQLPVSTWRYHWDPPHVRHLGPMAQDWWKAFNVGENDRTICCTDTNGVALVAIQALHRELTQLRNEVTALRAQAPQRTTPAAPTAPARPAPGQPPLLPSPSCTGDAIDATAAEQLTTVDEIRNCP; translated from the coding sequence GTGTGCGGCAGCGAGCCGGTCAACGGCTATCAGGTACTCGAACAAGTGGTGCAGCTGCCGGTCAGCACGTGGCGGTATCACTGGGACCCGCCCCACGTACGACACCTGGGCCCCATGGCGCAGGACTGGTGGAAAGCGTTCAACGTGGGTGAGAACGACAGGACGATCTGCTGCACCGACACCAACGGAGTGGCCCTCGTCGCGATCCAGGCCCTGCACCGCGAACTCACCCAACTGCGCAACGAAGTCACAGCCTTACGAGCGCAGGCTCCCCAGCGCACCACTCCCGCAGCCCCAACAGCCCCGGCACGGCCGGCACCTGGTCAGCCTCCACTTCTCCCGAGCCCCTCCTGCACCGGAGACGCGATCGACGCGACGGCCGCCGAGCAGCTGACGACCGTCGACGAGATCCGGAACTGTCCGTGA
- a CDS encoding PadR family transcriptional regulator yields the protein MREFQRGAVRLHILHHAAKEKIHGAWMTEELASHGYRISPGTLYPTLHRLEADGLLVSEQRVVDGRTRRVYRATEAGKKALAEDRRALRELAREVLGDEDR from the coding sequence GTGCGGGAGTTCCAGCGGGGTGCGGTGCGGCTGCACATCCTGCACCACGCGGCCAAGGAGAAGATCCACGGCGCTTGGATGACCGAGGAACTGGCCAGTCACGGATACCGGATCAGTCCCGGCACCCTGTACCCGACACTTCACCGGCTGGAGGCTGATGGGCTGCTGGTCTCCGAGCAGCGGGTGGTCGACGGCCGTACCCGGCGCGTCTACAGGGCGACCGAAGCCGGGAAGAAGGCCCTCGCCGAGGACCGCAGGGCGCTCAGGGAACTCGCCCGTGAGGTCCTCGGCGACGAAGACCGGTAG
- a CDS encoding APC family permease translates to MSRPSTDAGQGELRRRLGVSDAVVIGLGSMIGAGIFAALAPAAHAAGSGLLVSLALAAVVAYCNATSSARLAARYPASGGTYVYGRERLGDFWGYLAGWGFVVGKTASCAAMALTVGSYAWPGQAHAVAVAAVVALTAVNCVGVQKSALLTRVIVAVVLAVLAAVVVACLTSTASSPARLGIGDDVTFGGVLQAAGLLFFAFAGYARIATLGEEVRDPERTIPRGISIALGITLALYAVVAICVLSVLGPQGLAHAAAPLSDAARTAGADWLAPVVRVGAAVAALGSLLALILGVSRTTLAMARDRHLPHGLAAVHPKFKVPHRAELLVGTVVAVAAATADVRGAIGFSSFCVLAYYAIANASAWTLTPQEGRPARIIPALGLSGCLILAFTLPVTSVIWGAAVLVLGAAAYGARRIVAAGSF, encoded by the coding sequence ATGAGCAGACCGTCGACGGACGCCGGGCAGGGTGAGTTGCGGCGCCGGCTCGGGGTGTCCGATGCCGTGGTGATCGGGCTGGGGTCGATGATCGGTGCGGGAATCTTCGCCGCACTCGCGCCGGCCGCGCACGCGGCCGGCTCCGGACTGCTGGTCAGCCTGGCCCTGGCAGCCGTGGTCGCGTACTGCAATGCCACCTCCTCCGCCCGGCTCGCCGCCCGGTACCCGGCCTCGGGCGGCACCTACGTCTACGGTCGCGAGCGGCTCGGCGACTTCTGGGGCTATCTCGCAGGGTGGGGGTTCGTGGTCGGCAAGACCGCTTCCTGCGCGGCCATGGCGCTCACGGTGGGCTCCTACGCGTGGCCCGGCCAGGCGCACGCGGTCGCGGTCGCGGCGGTGGTGGCGCTGACCGCCGTCAACTGCGTCGGGGTGCAGAAGTCGGCGCTGCTGACCCGGGTGATCGTGGCCGTGGTCCTGGCGGTGCTCGCCGCCGTGGTGGTCGCCTGCCTCACCTCTACCGCGTCGAGCCCGGCCCGGCTCGGTATCGGGGACGACGTGACCTTCGGCGGAGTGCTCCAGGCGGCGGGCCTGCTGTTCTTCGCCTTCGCCGGATACGCGCGCATCGCGACCCTGGGAGAGGAAGTCCGCGACCCGGAGCGCACCATCCCGCGGGGCATCTCGATCGCGCTCGGAATCACCTTGGCCCTCTACGCCGTCGTCGCCATCTGCGTGCTGAGCGTCCTCGGCCCGCAGGGACTGGCGCACGCCGCAGCCCCCCTGTCGGACGCGGCCCGGACAGCGGGCGCCGACTGGCTGGCGCCGGTGGTGCGCGTCGGCGCGGCGGTGGCCGCGCTCGGGTCGCTGCTCGCTCTGATCCTCGGAGTCTCCCGCACCACCCTGGCCATGGCCCGCGACCGGCACCTGCCTCACGGCCTGGCCGCCGTCCACCCGAAGTTCAAGGTGCCGCACCGCGCCGAACTCCTGGTCGGCACGGTGGTGGCAGTGGCCGCCGCGACGGCGGACGTCCGCGGGGCGATCGGGTTCTCCTCCTTCTGCGTCCTCGCGTACTACGCCATCGCCAACGCGTCCGCCTGGACTCTCACGCCGCAAGAAGGCCGCCCCGCAAGGATCATTCCTGCCCTCGGGCTGTCCGGCTGTCTCATCCTGGCCTTCACGCTTCCGGTGACCTCGGTGATCTGGGGTGCCGCGGTCCTGGTCCTCGGCGCTGCCGCATACGGGGCGCGCCGCATTGTGGCCGCCGGAAGCTTCTAG
- a CDS encoding acyl-CoA dehydrogenase family protein: MTAGKTSTSSPHERAGGHDSVNAGVAMWSGWDDHRSALYQGADRFAREVLSTDIAERDASGEFDRAGWKQCAEFGLLRMPVPVEHGGTGAPLGDLLAVMEGLGHGTEDQGLLFALNAHLWTVVLPLSVHGTPAQRAQYLPMLMQGSSIGANASTEDEAGSDVYAMRTRATKDGDSYVLNGTKSYITNGPVADLFVVYATVDPALGALGVTAFLVDARTPGLHRSSPVEKMGMRTALMGRITLKDCRVPADAVLGRPGRGVSVFDGAMEYERGCILATALGAMQRELEQSIEHARTRKQFGRPIGKNQAVSHRIADMKVTLDAARELTHRVGALKDAGKSIALASASAKLFVSEAYLKSSVDALRIQGGRGYLTGTESERHMRNSVASVLYSGTSDIQRNLIATHLGL, translated from the coding sequence ATGACCGCGGGAAAGACCTCGACCAGCAGTCCTCACGAACGAGCGGGAGGACACGATTCAGTGAACGCAGGGGTGGCTATGTGGAGTGGATGGGACGACCACCGCTCAGCTCTCTATCAGGGCGCGGATCGATTCGCCCGTGAGGTCCTGAGCACTGACATCGCAGAACGCGATGCGAGCGGGGAGTTCGACCGGGCCGGCTGGAAACAGTGCGCGGAGTTCGGACTTCTGAGGATGCCCGTCCCCGTGGAACACGGCGGCACGGGCGCGCCTCTGGGCGATCTCCTCGCCGTCATGGAAGGGCTGGGCCACGGGACGGAGGACCAAGGTCTCCTCTTCGCACTCAACGCCCACCTGTGGACGGTGGTCCTGCCCCTGTCCGTCCACGGGACACCGGCGCAGCGAGCCCAGTACCTGCCGATGCTGATGCAGGGATCATCCATCGGCGCGAACGCGTCGACCGAGGACGAGGCCGGGTCGGACGTGTACGCCATGCGGACCCGGGCGACGAAGGACGGCGACAGCTACGTCCTGAACGGCACGAAGAGCTACATCACCAACGGGCCCGTGGCCGACCTCTTCGTCGTGTACGCGACGGTGGACCCGGCGCTGGGCGCCCTGGGCGTGACCGCCTTTCTGGTCGACGCCCGGACGCCGGGACTCCACAGAAGCTCCCCGGTGGAAAAGATGGGCATGCGCACAGCCCTCATGGGACGCATCACGTTGAAGGACTGCCGCGTCCCCGCGGACGCCGTTCTCGGCCGGCCGGGACGCGGGGTCAGTGTCTTCGACGGCGCGATGGAATACGAACGAGGCTGCATACTCGCCACCGCTCTGGGCGCCATGCAGCGTGAACTGGAGCAGTCCATCGAGCACGCCCGCACCAGAAAGCAGTTCGGGCGCCCGATCGGAAAGAATCAGGCGGTCTCCCACCGCATCGCAGACATGAAAGTCACGCTGGACGCCGCTCGCGAACTCACACACCGCGTGGGTGCGCTCAAGGATGCCGGAAAAAGCATCGCACTCGCTTCGGCCAGCGCGAAACTTTTCGTATCCGAGGCCTATCTGAAGTCGTCCGTCGACGCTCTGAGAATCCAGGGAGGCCGAGGCTATCTCACCGGAACGGAATCCGAACGACACATGCGGAACTCCGTCGCGTCCGTGCTCTATTCAGGAACGTCCGACATCCAGCGCAACCTCATAGCAACCCATCTCGGCCTCTGA
- a CDS encoding amino acid adenylation domain-containing protein → MSDNSVQAFEEADLAEYLDAAAERSPLNRAVVGPDGQSQTYGEFSAQVDRVATVLHGRGVGQGDRVGVLMPKSVQSVTLIHGILRLGAAYVPVDAHGSPQRAATIFEDCQARLILADERSAGRLGEAAPSLTTRTLITDGSWPGADASGEPDYPRAEKNPDRLAALLYTSGSTGTPKGVMITHRNAVAFVEWASATFGITEADEVASHAPFHFDLSVFDLFVTVKHAACVHLIDTDLAASPRHLPTFIAESGITVWYSAPAILGMIAESPRAERFPRNRLRLVLFAGEVFPIDKLRRLLHLWPTPRYYNLYGPTETNVCTYYPVPEQIPASRTDPLSIGHACSHCDVIVVNEQLEPVPSGQSGFLSVAGPSVYPSYWNMPARTAERTFHFGGRRWYNTGDIVRATPEGYVFLGRADRMVKRHGHRIELDEIEHSLRHNEALADAAVVSTGVPGDVTITAFVVAPGAAPTGVELRQYCHSRLARYMVPDDFQFLDELPRTSTGKTDYQELSSRCQVAEAMSG, encoded by the coding sequence ATGAGCGATAACTCCGTGCAGGCGTTCGAGGAGGCCGACCTCGCGGAGTACCTCGACGCCGCCGCCGAGCGTTCGCCGCTCAACCGCGCCGTCGTCGGGCCGGACGGGCAGTCACAGACCTACGGTGAGTTCTCCGCACAGGTCGACCGGGTGGCGACCGTCCTGCACGGCCGGGGCGTCGGCCAGGGGGACAGAGTCGGGGTTCTGATGCCCAAGAGCGTGCAGTCCGTGACTCTGATCCACGGCATTCTCAGGCTCGGGGCGGCCTATGTGCCGGTCGACGCGCACGGATCCCCGCAGCGCGCCGCGACCATCTTCGAGGACTGCCAGGCGCGCCTCATTCTGGCCGACGAGCGGTCCGCGGGGCGGCTCGGGGAGGCTGCCCCCTCTCTCACCACACGCACGCTGATCACCGACGGCTCCTGGCCGGGCGCGGACGCTTCGGGGGAACCCGACTATCCTCGCGCGGAGAAGAACCCCGACCGGTTGGCGGCGCTGCTCTACACCTCGGGGTCGACCGGGACGCCCAAAGGCGTGATGATCACTCACCGGAACGCCGTGGCCTTCGTCGAGTGGGCGTCGGCCACGTTCGGGATCACGGAGGCGGATGAGGTCGCCAGTCACGCGCCCTTCCACTTCGATCTCTCGGTCTTCGATCTCTTCGTGACCGTCAAACACGCCGCGTGTGTCCACCTGATCGACACGGATCTGGCGGCCAGCCCCCGGCACCTTCCCACGTTCATCGCGGAGTCCGGCATCACCGTCTGGTACTCGGCCCCCGCGATCCTGGGAATGATCGCCGAATCACCCAGAGCGGAGAGGTTCCCGCGGAACAGGCTCAGGCTCGTCCTGTTCGCCGGTGAAGTCTTCCCGATCGACAAGCTGCGGCGCCTCCTGCACCTCTGGCCCACACCCCGTTACTACAACCTGTACGGCCCGACCGAGACAAACGTGTGCACCTATTACCCGGTCCCCGAACAGATCCCGGCCTCCCGCACGGACCCCCTGAGCATCGGCCATGCCTGCTCCCACTGCGACGTCATCGTCGTGAACGAACAGCTGGAGCCCGTCCCCTCCGGACAATCGGGGTTCCTGAGCGTCGCCGGCCCCTCGGTCTACCCGTCCTACTGGAACATGCCCGCGCGTACCGCGGAACGCACATTCCACTTCGGGGGGCGCCGCTGGTACAACACGGGCGACATCGTCCGCGCGACGCCGGAGGGCTACGTGTTCCTCGGACGCGCGGACCGTATGGTCAAACGCCACGGTCACCGCATCGAACTGGACGAGATCGAGCACAGCCTCCGGCACAACGAAGCGCTCGCCGACGCGGCGGTCGTCAGCACCGGAGTGCCCGGCGATGTCACCATCACCGCCTTCGTCGTGGCCCCCGGCGCCGCGCCCACCGGCGTCGAGCTGCGCCAGTACTGCCACAGCCGGCTCGCCCGCTACATGGTGCCCGACGACTTCCAGTTCCTGGACGAGCTCCCCCGCACATCGACCGGGAAGACCGACTACCAGGAGCTGAGCAGTCGCTGCCAGGTCGCCGAAGCGATGAGCGGATGA
- a CDS encoding acyl carrier protein produces MAEVRDQIRSFIIKEILKGGSEDDLSDDVNLRESGVLNSLATMQLVTFIEDEFGIDVALQDPRLHFTTVSHLTQYVKDRQAQPDER; encoded by the coding sequence ATGGCTGAGGTACGCGACCAGATCCGCTCTTTCATCATCAAGGAGATCCTCAAGGGCGGCAGCGAGGACGACCTGTCCGACGACGTGAACCTGCGCGAGTCGGGAGTGCTGAACTCGCTCGCCACCATGCAGCTGGTGACGTTCATCGAGGACGAGTTCGGTATAGATGTGGCGCTCCAGGACCCCCGGCTGCACTTCACGACCGTCTCCCACCTGACGCAGTACGTGAAGGATCGGCAGGCGCAGCCTGATGAGCGATAA
- a CDS encoding 3-oxoacyl-ACP synthase III family protein: protein MQPYIDDPFFGSVERRIADPGEGSVSLGIKAARSVLETANITAGEVDGLISVSMFPDRVGAGDAGYLAQALGTAGGAFSLEATCSGSMSALLTASSLVRSGLKERVLVVVASMLSRAIDADDVTARLCGDAAAAFLVGPVDEGYGLLGSKTLQTGETCGTWLLDTVDEPEGTTAGGRRIRLRVDPTITHVLRATAKPYLLGTVEGALEAAQLKIDEIDVVVPNTPTAWHARFSADTLGVDPDRVVNTFPSVANIGPALMPVNTHLAAVEGRIKPGDRVLLYTFGGQAEAGAAVFRWPSVLLGPAPAGATTTLNSLGGNHG, encoded by the coding sequence ATGCAGCCGTACATCGACGATCCGTTCTTCGGGAGCGTCGAGCGTCGAATAGCCGATCCCGGAGAGGGATCGGTTTCGCTGGGCATCAAAGCCGCCCGCAGCGTGCTGGAGACCGCGAACATCACGGCCGGCGAAGTGGACGGCCTGATCTCGGTGTCCATGTTCCCCGACCGGGTCGGCGCGGGAGACGCCGGCTACCTCGCCCAGGCCCTGGGCACGGCGGGTGGCGCGTTCAGTCTGGAGGCGACCTGCTCCGGTTCCATGTCCGCCCTGCTGACAGCCAGTTCGCTGGTGCGGTCGGGACTCAAGGAACGGGTCCTGGTGGTCGTCGCCTCCATGCTCTCGCGGGCGATCGACGCGGACGATGTCACTGCGCGACTCTGCGGAGACGCCGCGGCGGCCTTCCTGGTCGGTCCCGTGGACGAGGGCTACGGGCTGCTGGGTTCCAAGACGCTGCAGACGGGCGAGACGTGCGGTACCTGGCTGCTGGACACCGTCGACGAGCCCGAGGGAACCACCGCGGGGGGCCGCCGTATCCGTCTGCGGGTCGATCCGACCATCACGCACGTCCTGCGCGCCACCGCGAAACCGTATCTGCTGGGGACGGTCGAGGGCGCGCTCGAAGCCGCCCAGCTGAAGATCGACGAAATCGACGTGGTGGTACCGAACACCCCCACCGCCTGGCACGCACGGTTCAGCGCCGACACCCTGGGCGTGGACCCGGACCGCGTGGTGAACACCTTCCCCAGCGTGGCCAACATCGGGCCCGCCCTGATGCCGGTGAACACCCACCTCGCCGCGGTCGAAGGCCGCATCAAGCCGGGCGACCGGGTGCTGCTCTACACCTTCGGAGGCCAGGCGGAGGCGGGAGCCGCCGTCTTCCGCTGGCCCTCGGTACTCCTCGGCCCGGCGCCGGCCGGGGCGACCACCACTCTGAACTCCCTTGGAGGCAACCATGGCTGA